A genomic stretch from Methanobacterium sp. includes:
- a CDS encoding 30S ribosomal protein S15 produces the protein MTVKPEWIEYSNEEIEELILKFRKEGNSTSKIGIILRDQYGIPDVKLITGKKITKILEDHGQELEYPEDLMNLIRRAVNIRDHLTENPKDLHTRRGLRIIESKIRRLVRYYVNEGVLPEGWRYDPRSAALLVK, from the coding sequence ATGACAGTAAAGCCTGAATGGATTGAATATTCAAATGAAGAAATTGAAGAATTAATTTTAAAATTTAGAAAAGAAGGTAACTCTACAAGTAAAATTGGAATAATTTTAAGAGACCAATACGGAATTCCAGATGTAAAACTCATAACTGGAAAGAAAATAACCAAAATACTTGAAGACCACGGACAAGAACTGGAATACCCAGAAGACCTAATGAACCTCATAAGAAGAGCAGTAAACATAAGGGACCACCTAACTGAAAACCCAAAAGACCTGCACACCAGAAGAGGTTTAAGAATCATCGAATCCAAAATAAGAAGATTGGTAAGATACTACGTAAACGAAGGAGTACTTCCTGAAGGATGGAGATATGACCCAAGAAGCGCAGCACTCCTTGTCAAATAG
- a CDS encoding XTP/dITP diphosphatase, whose product MSKWYKVVRVIKFITGNEQKVKEAKGIFEKFGIELEHIDLGYPEIQGDLEDVAKYGAKYAASKLKGPVIVEDAGLFIKALNWFPGTYSSYVQETLTNKGILKLMNDVEDRYAEFRSVVGYCTPKSEPEIFLGTVSGHIAYKEHGNHGFAYDPLFIPKGYDKTFGELETSKKNEFSHRYRSLEKFALWLNEMQRD is encoded by the coding sequence ATGTCGAAGTGGTATAAAGTGGTCAGAGTCATTAAGTTTATAACTGGTAACGAACAGAAAGTAAAAGAAGCCAAAGGAATTTTTGAAAAATTTGGCATTGAACTTGAGCATATAGATCTTGGATATCCTGAAATACAGGGAGATCTGGAAGATGTAGCCAAATACGGCGCAAAATATGCTGCAAGTAAATTAAAAGGGCCTGTAATAGTAGAAGATGCTGGTCTTTTTATTAAAGCCTTAAATTGGTTTCCAGGGACGTATTCGTCCTATGTGCAGGAAACTCTAACTAATAAAGGCATTTTAAAGCTCATGAATGATGTTGAAGACAGGTACGCCGAGTTCAGGTCGGTTGTTGGGTATTGTACGCCCAAATCCGAGCCCGAGATTTTTTTAGGCACTGTCAGTGGACATATTGCATACAAAGAGCATGGAAATCATGGATTTGCCTATGACCCGCTTTTTATTCCAAAAGGATATGATAAAACCTTTGGAGAGCTTGAAACAAGTAAAAAAAATGAATTTTCTCATAGGTATAGATCACTTGAGAAATTTGCATTATGGTTAAATGAAATGCAACGTGATTAA
- a CDS encoding aconitase X catalytic domain-containing protein: MIFMYLTPQEEKMEAGEYGPAVQKSMEILVALGNIYNAEKLVNITSAQISGVSYKTIGDAGLEYLEDMAKDAKIIVPSTLNPAGVDLERRDLGFSDEFTKKQLKIIEAYRKMDITTTCTCTPYLVGNVPMKGDHVAWSESSAVAYVNSVIGAKTNREGGPGALSAAICGKTAEYGFHLDENRKANLIVEVETEIKGADYGALGYLVGKAVGDGVPYFKFKNTSSTNDLKSMGAALASSGAVALYHVENLTPEYKEALQGLETSDLEKISVDRAEINETREKLSTTSEKPDLICLGCPHASIDEIKNIASKVAGKQLKNELWVCTSIGVKAAADRMGYTNIIEKAGGKLVCDTCMVVAPIEELGFKVIGVDSAKAANYVPSMCGLDVVFDDFENMIDEE, encoded by the coding sequence GTGATTTTTATGTATCTTACACCACAAGAAGAAAAAATGGAAGCAGGAGAATACGGACCTGCAGTCCAAAAAAGTATGGAAATTTTAGTGGCTTTAGGCAATATTTACAACGCAGAAAAGCTGGTTAACATTACATCTGCCCAAATATCTGGTGTTTCCTATAAAACTATTGGAGATGCCGGATTAGAATATTTAGAAGACATGGCAAAAGATGCTAAGATAATAGTTCCATCCACCCTGAATCCTGCTGGTGTTGACCTTGAAAGGAGAGACCTTGGATTTAGTGATGAATTCACAAAAAAACAGTTGAAGATAATTGAAGCTTACAGAAAAATGGATATCACCACCACCTGTACATGCACCCCTTATCTTGTTGGAAACGTCCCAATGAAGGGTGATCATGTTGCATGGTCTGAATCATCTGCTGTAGCCTATGTTAACTCAGTCATTGGTGCTAAAACAAACCGTGAAGGTGGACCTGGAGCGCTTTCAGCTGCAATCTGTGGAAAAACCGCTGAATATGGTTTTCATCTTGATGAAAATCGAAAAGCCAACTTAATTGTTGAAGTTGAAACTGAAATTAAAGGAGCTGACTACGGTGCTCTTGGCTATCTCGTGGGAAAAGCGGTTGGTGATGGTGTACCTTACTTTAAATTTAAAAATACATCATCTACAAACGATCTTAAAAGCATGGGGGCTGCATTAGCTTCATCAGGTGCTGTAGCATTGTATCATGTTGAAAATTTAACACCAGAATATAAAGAAGCTCTCCAGGGATTAGAAACCAGTGATTTAGAAAAAATAAGTGTTGATAGAGCAGAAATCAATGAAACAAGAGAAAAACTATCAACAACAAGTGAAAAACCCGATTTAATCTGTTTAGGATGCCCACATGCATCAATTGATGAAATAAAAAACATTGCAAGTAAGGTAGCTGGAAAACAGCTTAAAAATGAATTATGGGTTTGCACATCTATTGGAGTTAAAGCTGCAGCTGACAGAATGGGTTATACCAATATAATTGAGAAAGCTGGTGGAAAACTGGTTTGCGATACCTGTATGGTGGTTGCACCAATCGAAGAACTTGGATTTAAAGTTATTGGAGT
- a CDS encoding TIGR00303 family protein: MNKNIKCYGSSKILNELQNTNPLFLCVIASTKTSNIPGITGAGVTPELTDYTPAADLELVIHGEPRCLAEIPQTVVGDAPAPTPAVITKASLNIADIPIMVADAGAAIKPDVPYIKLNEKPGEDIRLGNAVPDARKIFENGILLGKTLSKLTDHLVIGESTPAGTTTALGVLTALGYDARMKVSGSMPENPHDLKHEVVLEGLQAAGYKEGDVVEDALRAVEIVGDPMIPAVAGIVIGSEVPVTLAGGTQMTAVCSVIKGVQNEFDFSKLCISTTIFVAEDETSDINHITRQIGDISIFAVDPEFEKSQVPGLKSYLNGSVKEGVGAGGAMMVSMLKGESIDDIRLNIEDLCKKIF; this comes from the coding sequence ATGAATAAAAATATAAAATGTTACGGCTCATCAAAAATCCTTAATGAACTTCAAAATACTAATCCTTTATTTTTATGCGTGATTGCAAGCACTAAAACTTCCAATATTCCAGGAATCACTGGTGCAGGTGTTACACCAGAACTTACGGACTATACTCCTGCTGCAGATCTTGAGCTTGTGATTCATGGAGAACCAAGATGCTTGGCAGAAATCCCGCAAACAGTGGTGGGAGATGCACCAGCACCAACACCGGCTGTAATAACAAAAGCATCCTTAAATATTGCAGATATTCCTATAATGGTTGCAGATGCTGGTGCTGCAATAAAACCAGATGTTCCATATATTAAATTAAATGAAAAACCTGGTGAAGATATAAGATTGGGAAATGCGGTTCCTGATGCAAGAAAAATATTTGAAAATGGTATTTTACTGGGTAAAACTTTATCAAAACTCACAGATCATCTTGTAATTGGAGAAAGCACACCTGCAGGAACAACTACAGCATTAGGAGTTTTAACTGCACTGGGATATGATGCCCGGATGAAGGTGAGCGGAAGCATGCCTGAGAATCCCCATGATTTAAAGCATGAAGTAGTATTAGAAGGTTTGCAAGCTGCAGGATATAAAGAAGGCGATGTTGTAGAGGATGCTTTGCGTGCAGTTGAAATTGTAGGAGATCCAATGATCCCCGCTGTTGCAGGAATTGTAATTGGATCTGAAGTTCCAGTCACACTTGCTGGAGGTACACAGATGACTGCAGTGTGTTCTGTTATTAAAGGAGTTCAAAATGAATTTGATTTTTCTAAATTATGTATTTCAACAACAATTTTTGTTGCAGAGGATGAAACATCAGATATTAATCATATTACCAGGCAAATTGGAGATATCTCTATTTTTGCAGTTGACCCTGAATTTGAAAAATCACAGGTTCCTGGACTTAAAAGCTATTTAAATGGCTCTGTAAAGGAGGGTGTAGGTGCTGGCGGAGCTATGATGGTTTCAATGTTAAAAGGCGAATCTATTGATGATATAAGATTAAATATTGAGGATTTATGTAAAAAAATATTTTAA
- a CDS encoding bifunctional N(6)-L-threonylcarbamoyladenine synthase/serine/threonine protein kinase codes for MIKLICIGIEGTAEKTGVGIVDSEGKILASCGKQLIPESGGIHPREAAEHHAASIVPLIKEALQESKLNIEDIELVAFSRGPGLGPALRTTATAARSLAISLNVPIIGVNHCIGHVEIGRLTTGAEDPLSLYVSGGNTQVIAYEAERYRVFGETLDIAMGNCLDQFAREVGLGHPGGPKVEEMAKKANKYINFPYAVKGMDLSFSGVLTAALRKYESGAALADVCYSLQETTFSMLVEVTERALAHTKKQEVMLCGGVAANSRLREMISIMAEEHYAQFYMPPVKYCGDNGAMIAWMGQLMYKHGLKQKIKDTTVIQKYRTDQVDVPWMHKSKKHLTLPADIIEKGAEANLYEGKWLNHDAFIKERIPKSYRIPEIDHRLRKERTKKEAKLLSEAKRCDVKTPLIYDINKKEKSLTLEKIDGKTIKNVFEDASLDEIQEISLKIGSDIAKLHNCSIIHGDLTTSNLILKDGRIVFIDFGLGKNSDLIEDKGVDILVFKKAISGIHYKIADTCFVEILKGYENANDYSKIVKKIEEIEGRSRYT; via the coding sequence GTGATAAAATTGATCTGTATCGGAATAGAAGGAACAGCAGAAAAAACAGGCGTGGGAATCGTTGATTCAGAAGGAAAAATATTAGCTTCATGTGGAAAACAATTAATCCCAGAAAGCGGAGGAATCCACCCTCGAGAAGCCGCAGAACATCATGCAGCATCAATCGTTCCCCTCATAAAAGAAGCATTACAAGAATCTAAATTAAATATTGAGGATATAGAATTAGTTGCTTTTTCCAGAGGCCCTGGACTTGGACCTGCACTTAGAACCACTGCAACAGCTGCAAGATCCCTTGCAATATCACTAAACGTTCCAATTATTGGAGTTAACCACTGTATAGGGCATGTTGAAATAGGAAGACTTACAACAGGAGCTGAAGACCCATTATCATTATATGTAAGCGGTGGAAACACCCAGGTAATAGCATATGAAGCTGAAAGATACAGAGTATTCGGAGAAACCCTGGATATAGCTATGGGGAATTGCCTTGACCAGTTTGCACGTGAAGTGGGGCTTGGACATCCTGGCGGCCCCAAAGTTGAAGAAATGGCCAAAAAAGCAAATAAATATATAAATTTTCCCTATGCAGTTAAAGGTATGGATCTCTCCTTTTCAGGAGTTTTAACTGCAGCTTTAAGAAAATATGAATCAGGAGCAGCATTAGCAGATGTTTGTTACAGTTTACAGGAAACAACCTTTTCCATGTTAGTTGAAGTTACAGAACGTGCCCTGGCCCATACAAAAAAGCAGGAAGTCATGCTTTGCGGCGGAGTTGCTGCAAACAGCCGATTGAGGGAAATGATCAGTATAATGGCAGAAGAACACTATGCACAGTTTTACATGCCTCCAGTTAAATACTGCGGCGATAATGGAGCTATGATTGCCTGGATGGGTCAATTAATGTATAAGCATGGATTAAAACAGAAAATAAAGGATACTACAGTTATTCAAAAGTATAGAACAGACCAGGTTGACGTTCCCTGGATGCATAAATCAAAAAAACATTTAACTTTACCTGCTGATATCATAGAAAAAGGAGCAGAAGCTAACCTATATGAAGGCAAATGGCTAAATCATGATGCTTTTATCAAGGAAAGAATTCCAAAAAGCTACAGAATTCCAGAAATTGACCATCGCCTGAGGAAAGAAAGAACCAAAAAAGAGGCCAAGCTTTTAAGTGAAGCAAAAAGATGTGATGTCAAAACACCGCTGATTTATGACATAAATAAAAAAGAAAAATCTCTGACTTTAGAAAAAATAGATGGAAAAACCATAAAAAACGTTTTTGAAGATGCATCACTGGATGAAATCCAGGAAATCTCTCTAAAAATCGGTTCAGATATAGCTAAACTGCACAACTGCAGTATAATTCACGGCGACCTTACAACATCTAATTTAATTTTAAAAGACGGTAGAATTGTATTTATAGATTTCGGGCTTGGGAAAAATTCAGATTTAATTGAAGATAAAGGTGTAGACATTTTAGTATTTAAAAAAGCAATTTCAGGGATACATTACAAAATTGCAGACACTTGTTTTGTTGAGATCTTAAAAGGGTATGAGAATGCAAATGATTACAGCAAAATAGTTAAAAAAATTGAAGAAATCGAAGGTAGAAGTCGTTATACCTGA
- a CDS encoding Ig-like domain repeat protein, which yields MTILFTLTILGAASAADIYVNDTNGNDATGIGTIDNPYKTISWGIDRASATSTDTVILAPETFSTYTDPTHKDYDITISKNVNIRGAGQGLTTINAGNNARVFTINPTYTVTISDLTITNGKAPNGAAGTTGNPGSDGDNGGAIVNNGALTINNCAITNSRAGNGGNGGNGASGIGNRYGRNGGNGGNGGAIYNTGTLKIENNCILSNNYAGNGGNGGNGYSITTNYNVAGNGGNGGNGGLGGGIDNNKGTVTVISSTITGNYAGNGGNGGNGGNGGGIHNGGTASNTANLDLTGSILTNNNSGTRGNPGLGGTGRNPGSSGSYGSSGQVGGVFADVSILSSVNIHYNYILNNGQYDIRKTGLILSVEAQYNWWGSNSNPSSRVDGNVNVSPWTTLSITASPSPIYVGQQSTVTAQFSYSVPNGIPVTFSFQGTPLGTLSTTTAVSNNNQATTTFTSDAVGTSHVLVADSNQPTQTVGPANIVINPLIPTTITVNSPTIYVGDPVTIIATVVRQDTLAPIQNAWVAVQILDTPYWWMGLTDVNGQIGNTITPTLLSRIYNIHADVTFPFDPQYAVSSTSPDGTLTVNKVPTSLTVDPASGYKEYPTTLTATLRDIAPGHGNAPVNGRTVNFYVNGVLVGSDVTGSDGNPDGVATWSYTIAQNAGTYSGYITASFAGDDMYITSNGANDLIVNLIPTSLVVNPAYGYKDYPTTLSATLRDTAPGHGNAPVSGQTVLFKIDGVDVDTATTDINGVATLPYTITQDVGTHTLVGIFLTDNTKYAGSNDGKVLTVNPISTSLSVSDVTGNKGETVDLKATLVDTVHGNVPVVGRKVTFKVNDVSVPGFGTTDSDGVAILPYTINLVGGTYNIEAAFAADDKYAAANGMGALKVPQSSVYVLTTVSNTNPTVGQIVTITFKLGNKGPDTAQKVVFTYVLPVGMELVNLSGDNTYSYNAATRTITWNLGDVKANTDPWLYANVRFLNPGSFNINPVVNTATYDPTLNSNIQSITVNAQAVPVTVRAVRTTGTAGIAGNGLQAATPAPTTAGATPYSYGTAPETGGNWLLSYWWIIILLLIVGGLLWFLLAGKRRQNEG from the coding sequence TTGACTATTCTATTCACACTTACTATTCTTGGAGCGGCAAGTGCTGCTGATATTTATGTTAATGACACAAATGGAAACGATGCTACAGGGATTGGAACCATAGATAATCCCTATAAAACTATTAGTTGGGGAATTGATCGTGCAAGTGCTACAAGTACTGACACTGTAATTCTTGCCCCAGAAACTTTTAGCACTTACACAGATCCCACACACAAAGATTATGACATCACCATTAGTAAAAACGTGAATATTAGAGGTGCGGGTCAAGGTCTAACCACAATTAATGCTGGAAATAATGCTAGAGTATTCACAATCAATCCAACTTATACAGTAACCATATCAGATTTAACTATTACAAACGGAAAGGCACCAAATGGAGCTGCGGGAACTACAGGAAACCCTGGAAGTGACGGTGATAACGGTGGAGCTATTGTTAACAATGGTGCTTTAACAATTAATAACTGTGCTATTACAAATTCTCGAGCAGGTAACGGTGGTAACGGTGGTAACGGTGCTTCTGGTATTGGTAACCGTTATGGTCGAAACGGTGGTAACGGTGGTAACGGTGGAGCTATTTATAACACAGGAACACTGAAAATAGAAAACAACTGTATCCTTTCAAATAACTACGCTGGTAACGGTGGTAACGGTGGTAACGGATATTCCATTACTACTAATTATAACGTCGCTGGTAACGGTGGTAACGGTGGTAACGGTGGCCTCGGAGGAGGTATCGACAACAACAAAGGGACTGTAACTGTAATTTCTAGTACTATCACTGGTAATTATGCTGGTAACGGTGGTAACGGTGGTAACGGTGGTAACGGAGGAGGTATCCATAATGGAGGTACTGCTTCTAATACAGCCAATTTAGACTTAACTGGAAGTATTCTAACTAATAATAATTCTGGAACCAGAGGTAACCCTGGTCTGGGTGGAACAGGAAGAAATCCTGGAAGTTCCGGTAGTTACGGGAGTTCTGGCCAAGTAGGTGGAGTTTTTGCTGACGTATCTATTTTATCATCAGTAAATATACACTACAACTATATTCTAAACAACGGCCAATACGATATCAGGAAAACAGGACTTATACTCTCTGTTGAAGCACAGTACAACTGGTGGGGTTCAAATTCAAACCCTTCTTCACGTGTAGATGGTAATGTGAATGTTAGTCCGTGGACAACACTCAGTATAACTGCATCACCAAGTCCTATTTATGTTGGTCAACAATCAACAGTTACAGCTCAATTTTCATATAGTGTACCGAACGGTATCCCTGTAACTTTCAGTTTCCAGGGCACACCTTTAGGAACACTCAGTACAACTACAGCAGTTTCTAACAACAACCAGGCAACAACTACATTCACATCAGATGCTGTGGGAACTTCTCATGTTTTGGTAGCTGATTCTAATCAACCAACTCAGACAGTAGGACCTGCAAATATCGTGATTAACCCTCTTATTCCAACTACTATAACTGTAAATAGTCCTACTATTTACGTTGGAGATCCTGTTACTATAATCGCGACTGTAGTGAGACAGGACACTCTTGCACCTATTCAAAATGCGTGGGTTGCAGTCCAAATACTGGATACTCCGTATTGGTGGATGGGTCTCACAGATGTTAACGGTCAAATAGGCAATACTATTACTCCAACTTTGTTATCAAGAATTTACAATATCCACGCGGACGTGACATTTCCATTCGATCCTCAGTATGCAGTTTCATCAACCAGCCCTGATGGTACTTTAACAGTGAACAAGGTTCCGACTAGTTTAACAGTTGATCCAGCTTCTGGCTATAAGGAGTACCCTACTACTTTAACAGCTACTTTAAGAGATATTGCTCCAGGTCATGGTAATGCGCCTGTTAATGGTAGGACAGTTAATTTCTACGTAAACGGTGTTTTAGTTGGGTCTGACGTTACAGGTTCAGATGGAAATCCGGATGGTGTGGCTACTTGGTCATATACTATTGCTCAAAACGCAGGAACATATTCAGGTTACATAACAGCCTCGTTTGCTGGTGATGATATGTATATCACATCTAACGGTGCTAATGATTTAATTGTGAATTTGATTCCGACTAGTTTGGTTGTTAATCCAGCATATGGCTATAAGGATTACCCTACTACATTGAGTGCTACATTAAGGGATACAGCTCCGGGCCATGGTAATGCGCCTGTTTCTGGTCAGACTGTTCTGTTTAAAATAGATGGTGTCGATGTTGATACTGCAACTACTGATATTAATGGTGTGGCTACATTGCCTTATACCATAACTCAGGATGTAGGAACACATACTTTAGTAGGTATATTCTTAACTGATAATACTAAGTATGCAGGGTCAAATGACGGCAAAGTTTTAACAGTAAACCCTATTTCAACTAGTTTGTCAGTTAGTGATGTTACTGGTAATAAAGGTGAGACTGTGGACTTGAAAGCTACTTTAGTGGACACGGTTCATGGTAATGTGCCTGTTGTTGGTAGAAAAGTTACTTTTAAAGTAAACGATGTTAGTGTTCCTGGTTTTGGTACTACAGATAGTGATGGTGTGGCTATTTTGCCTTATACTATTAATCTTGTAGGTGGAACTTATAACATAGAAGCTGCATTTGCTGCAGATGATAAATATGCTGCTGCAAATGGAATGGGAGCGCTTAAAGTGCCTCAGTCAAGTGTTTATGTTTTAACTACAGTTAGTAACACTAATCCTACTGTGGGTCAGATTGTGACCATTACTTTCAAGTTAGGGAACAAAGGACCTGATACAGCACAAAAAGTTGTGTTTACCTATGTTTTACCGGTTGGAATGGAATTGGTGAATCTTAGTGGTGACAATACTTACTCCTACAACGCAGCTACTCGAACAATTACTTGGAATCTTGGTGATGTAAAAGCGAACACTGATCCTTGGCTCTATGCCAATGTGAGGTTCCTTAACCCTGGTAGTTTCAACATTAACCCTGTTGTAAACACAGCAACCTACGATCCGACATTAAACAGCAACATTCAATCTATAACAGTTAACGCGCAAGCAGTACCTGTTACAGTTAGAGCAGTGAGAACAACTGGAACTGCAGGAATTGCAGGAAATGGACTACAGGCAGCAACTCCCGCACCTACTACGGCTGGTGCTACTCCGTATTCGTATGGAACAGCGCCCGAAACAGGTGGGAATTGGTTGTTATCCTATTGGTGGATAATAATTCTGCTTTTAATAGTCGGTGGACTGTTATGGTTCTTGTTAGCAGGTAAAAGAAGACAAAATGAGGGATAA
- a CDS encoding DHH family phosphoesterase translates to MSNRADEACSLLKEHIDKDHIVRVISHNDADGLSAAGVMCNAISKQGGKFHVTIVPRLKEENIKKLREERYKLFVFCDMGSAYVDLISKLKGNSIICDHHQIPGEDGEKYENLVHVNPHLFGMDGTRDVSASGVSYLSVRGMENVELSGLALVGAFGDMQCSDEIQSINKIILDEGIKANVIEEREDLKISYKKEEPVYKSLAYTFNPALKGISGDPDGAKSFLQEHGLSYGIKFEDLAPEEKDLLKDELIKINTKIFDKIYSVPREAPPLKEIEDYSRILDACGKNKKYGTGLSICIGEREPSLKEGIELAKKYRDSLVKGIDWINKEGSIHLNHIQYIYTDDKAKKKLMGTISSIGLELEILDPNKPVIAISKMHDIIKISGRTTMPMIKKGVNLGYALGEAAKSFNGAGGGHTIAAGAVVPFKDMDNFTDIVDEIVGNQISQ, encoded by the coding sequence TTGTCAAATAGGGCAGATGAAGCCTGTTCTCTTTTAAAAGAGCATATAGATAAGGATCATATTGTGAGAGTCATCTCTCACAATGATGCTGACGGATTATCCGCTGCTGGAGTAATGTGCAATGCAATCTCCAAACAAGGCGGAAAATTCCATGTTACAATAGTTCCCAGACTTAAAGAGGAAAATATAAAAAAGCTCAGGGAAGAAAGATACAAACTATTTGTTTTTTGTGATATGGGAAGTGCTTATGTAGATTTAATAAGCAAACTCAAAGGAAATTCCATAATATGCGATCATCACCAAATACCTGGAGAAGATGGTGAAAAATATGAAAATTTAGTCCATGTTAACCCCCATCTCTTTGGTATGGATGGTACTCGCGATGTAAGCGCGTCAGGAGTATCTTATCTATCAGTAAGGGGAATGGAAAACGTGGAACTTTCAGGGCTTGCCCTGGTAGGTGCATTTGGAGATATGCAGTGCAGTGACGAAATCCAGAGTATAAACAAGATTATACTTGATGAAGGAATTAAAGCTAACGTTATTGAGGAAAGAGAAGACCTTAAAATAAGCTACAAGAAAGAAGAACCAGTTTATAAGTCATTAGCATATACATTTAACCCTGCCTTAAAAGGTATTTCAGGAGACCCTGACGGTGCTAAATCATTCTTACAAGAGCATGGATTGTCTTATGGCATTAAATTTGAAGATTTAGCTCCAGAAGAAAAAGATCTTTTAAAAGACGAGCTTATTAAAATAAACACTAAAATATTTGATAAAATTTACAGTGTTCCCAGAGAAGCTCCCCCATTAAAGGAAATAGAAGATTATTCCAGAATCCTTGATGCCTGCGGAAAAAATAAGAAGTATGGTACAGGTTTAAGCATTTGTATAGGTGAACGAGAACCTTCACTAAAAGAAGGAATTGAATTAGCCAAAAAATACAGAGACAGCCTGGTAAAAGGAATAGACTGGATTAATAAAGAAGGTTCTATCCATTTAAACCATATACAATATATTTACACAGATGATAAAGCTAAAAAGAAGTTGATGGGCACAATATCAAGTATTGGACTTGAACTTGAAATATTAGACCCTAATAAACCAGTTATTGCAATATCTAAGATGCATGACATCATAAAAATATCTGGAAGAACCACCATGCCTATGATTAAAAAAGGAGTAAACCTCGGATATGCTCTCGGAGAAGCTGCAAAAAGCTTTAATGGAGCTGGAGGCGGCCATACCATAGCTGCAGGAGCAGTAGTGCCCTTTAAAGACATGGATAACTTCACAGATATTGTTGATGAAATCGTTGGAAACCAAATCAGCCAATAA